A window of the Vigna angularis cultivar LongXiaoDou No.4 chromosome 3, ASM1680809v1, whole genome shotgun sequence genome harbors these coding sequences:
- the LOC108326517 gene encoding BRCT domain-containing protein At4g02110, which produces MMEANYVSRVFRGVRFVLRGFNPAAESQIRFKLEEGGGLEAGQYGGSCTHVIVDKIAYDDPLCVAARKDRKTLVTALWVDHSADIGMPIDASSVMYRPPKDLDGIPGAKDLIMCLTGYLRQDRDDIMTMVGLMGAKFSKPLVANKVTHLICYKFEGEKYLLAKRLGTIKLVNHRWLEDCLKEWVLLPEDKYSKSGYELEMTEEEAKDSEEEGEDSKLGQSGGRNIQQSSLGSKFGHAGTHGLLKSVKEASSNLPDSTGPRVLPNFNNGEDSLTIPGNKRKSDQASSFYNVDDSRIRYQTPDISKLPDKYTNTTESKNADFPKALGCQDPGNTANTKSSVQQSGLHGNTTESKKLISELTSTSASAAGVAHSNEKLRTTSYSRKNQSEFSVPRILDGSSGIEGNKCENSKVDEAIGFMKSTSFEISGRGNDFTKEDEPISLLSQKRINEPSFTKLKSRKVSSDAKVSIQSANGKPQGLKVTSQVDEPPKAGPNTNSLAFDEHFSRNPSPESAQCDSVYQNSPQTAIRSLSESKISGKPDVTSSGMREVGGNEIGLHITKSLDSSSKGNKISHNVESGGCTNLDLSNEECNKLVRKSPTKKSVVKGISGSKPRVGATATHKRSLSLNKTNLGEGVALCSESEEICDAKMHQGCHQNRDINKTMEQDAVSKNANDASDRAEFLTDETEAPDDKYEFEFGMALNKESVHASEKPNRATKEKSEAIFPATKCEEANRPKRGTNKAEIQKTSSLLVKTQARECAAGKANATVNKYAGDAGDRTETLDDETEDPDDKLKNVLGVAPEEELVHPSKKRDKSTKVHPSRKQDKSTEEKPEAICPAPKCDEAMPPQGVTNKTEKQKPSSLVVRKRPAGKAKATVAKHLSKPKVVVSTEKIPNETGHEAEIETVEEMPSSADKRDKSALARNKSETLAEEEKENRPIDLMQDPVKGRSNGKSTNKCNVRRTNIKSTKVGPIPSISESNTRVKTEAAYFILSGHRLQRKEFEQVIKRLSGRVCGVSSHKWSYQATHFIAPDPLRRTEKFFAAAASGRWILNTDYLTASSQEGRLLAEEPYEWHRNGLSEDGAINMEAPRKWRLVKEKTGHGAFYGMRIVVYGDCIAPPLDTLKRVIKAGDGTILATSPPYTKFIGTGVDYAVVSPGMPHVDIWVQEFLKHEIPCVVADYLVEYVCKPGFSLGKHVLYGSHVWAEKSFDKLKSKAEEIVAPEDLSSDDDDDDNDNDITCQVCGSRDRGDVMLICGDESGSVGCGVGTHIDCCDPPLTDVPEDDWFCSKCSTTRNSSNNPTKRKKNVLS; this is translated from the exons ATGATGGAAGCTAATTACGTATCGCGAGTGTTTCGCGGTGTTCGTTTTGTTCTCCGTGGCTTCAATCCCGCCGCCGAAAGCCAG ATCCGGTTTAAGCTTGAGGAAGGCGGTGGACTTGAAGCAGGGCAGTACGGTGGGAGTTGCACGCATGTCATTGTCGATAAGATTGCTTAT GACGATCCTCTGTGTGTTGCTGCTAGAAAGGATCGGAAGACGCTCGTCACTGCACTCTGGGTTGATCACAGTGCTGATATTGGAATGCCCATTGATGCTTCTTCG GTTATGTATAGACCTCCTAAAGACTTGGATGGAATACCAGGTGCAAAAGATTTGATAATGTGCTTGACTGGTTATCTACGCCAGGATCGGGATGACATTATG ACCATGGTCGGCCTGATGGGTGCCAAGTTTTCTAAACCATTGGTAGCAAACAAGGTTACTCATCTCATATGCTATAAATTTGAAG GAGAGAAGTATCTGCTTGCCAAGAGATTGGGCACAATAAAGCTAGTCAATCATCGTTGGTTGGAAGATTG CTTGAAGGAATGGGTGCTTCTTCCTGAAGACAAATATAGCAAGAG TGGTTACGAACTAGAAATGACGGAGGAAGAGGCCAAGGATTCTGAGGAAGAGGGTGAAGATTCTAAGCTGGGACAATCAGGTGGGAGAAATATACAACAAAGCTCCCTTGGTTCAAAATTTGGGCATGCTGGAACTCATGGATTGTTGAAATCAGTAAAAGAGGCATCGAGCAACTTACCAGATTCTACTGGTCCACGGGTTTTGCCAAATTTCAATAATGGTGAAGACTCTTTAACCATTCCCGGAAACAAGAGAAAATCTGATCAAGCCTCTAGCTTTTATAATGTTGATGACTCAAGGATACGCTATCAGACTCCTGATATTTCTAAATTACCTGACAAATATACAAACACCACTGAGTCTAAGAATGCTGATTTTCCAAAGGCACTTGGCTGCCAGGACCCTGGCAATACGGCAAATACTAAATCATCTGTTCAGCAGTCCGGTCTGCATGGTAACACTACGGAGTCTAAGAAGTTGATAAGTGAATTGACATCAACATCTGCAAGTGCAGCTGGAGTTGCACATTCAAATGAAAAGCTTAGAACCACAAGTTATTCTAGAAAGAACCAAAGTGAATTTTCTGTCCCAAGGATATTAGACGGAAGCTCCGGCATAGAAGGCAACAAATGTGAAAACAGTAAGGTTGACGAGGCAATTGGGTTTATGAAATCTACCAGTTTTGAAATTTCTGGGAGAGGAAATGATTTTACTAAAGAGGATGAACCAATTAGTTTATTGTCTCAAAAGAGGATAAATGAACCTTCTTTTACGAAATTAAAATCAAGAAAGGTGTCTTCTGATGCAAAAGTCTCCATCCAATCGGCAAATGGTAAACCTCAAGGATTAAAAGTGACGTCTCAGGTTGATGAGCCACCCAAAGCCGGTCCTAACACCAACTCACTGGCATTTGATGAGCATTTCTCAAGAAATCCCAGCCCAGAATCTGCACAGTGTGATAGTGTCTATCAGAATAGTCCACAGACAGCTATTCGGAGCTTAAGTGAGTCTAAAATTAGTGGCAAGCCTGATGTCACAAGTTCTGGAATGCGAGAAGTTGGTGGTAATGAAATCGGGCTGCATATTACCAAAAGTCTTGATTCTTCATCAAAGGGAAACAAAATCTCACATAATGTGGAATCCGGTGGTTGTACTAACTTGGATTTAAGCAATGAAGAATGTAATAAACTGGTTAGAAAATCACCCACAAAGAAGTCAGTTGTCAAGGGAATTTCGGGTTCTAAACCTAGAGTAGGTGCCACTGCTACACATAAAAGATCACTTTCCTTGAATAAAACTAACCTTGGTGAAGGTGTAGCTTTATGCAGCGAAAGCGAAGAGATTTGTGATGCGAAGATGCATCAGGGTTGTCACCAAAACCGGGATATTAACAAAACGATGGAGCAAGATGCAGTAAGTAAAAATGCAAATGATGCTTCTGACAGAGCTGAGTTCTTGACGGATGAAACAGAGGCTCCAGATGATAAATATGAATTTGAGTTTGGAATGGCACTAAATAAAGAATCAGTCCATGCTTCGGAAAAGCCGAATAGAGCAACAAAAGAGAAGTCAGAAGCAATTTTCCCTGCAACAAAATGTGAAGAGGCAAATCGTCCTAAGAGAGGCACAAATAAAGCAGAAATACAGAAAACGTCTTCGCTGTTAGTAAAGACTCAAGCAAGAGAATGTGCTGCTGGTAAAGCCAATGCCACAGTTAATAAATACGCAGGCGATGCTGGTGACAGAACTGAGACTTTGGATGATGAAACCGAAGATCCAGATGACAAACTTAAAAATGTGTTAGGAGTGGCACCTGAAGAAGAATTGGTTCATCCTTCCAAAAAACGAGATAAATCCACTAAGGTTCACCCTTcaagaaaacaagataaatcTACAGAAGAGAAGCCAGAAGCAATTTGTCCCGCGCCAAAATGTGACGAGGCAATGCCTCCTCAAGGTGTCACAAATAAAACCGAAAAACAGAAGCCATCTTCACTGGTAGTAAGGAAACGTCCTGCTGGTAAAGCCAAGGCCACAGTTGCCAAGCATTTATCGAAACCTAAAGTTGTAGTATCTACGGAGAAGATTCCTAATGAAACGGGGCACGAGGCAGAGATAGAAACTGTGGAAGAAATGCCCTCTTCTGCTGATAAACGTGACAAGTCGGCCTTAGCAAGAAATAAGTCAGAGACTTTAGCtgaagaagagaaggagaatAGACCAATTGATTTAATGCAGGATCCTGTGAAGGGCAGAAGCAATGGCAAATCAACCAATAAATGTAATGTAAGGCGAACAAATATCAAGTCGACTAAAGTGGGGCCCATTCCATCTATATCAGAATCTAACACGAGAGTAAAAACTGAAGCggcatattttatattaagCGGTCACCGTCTACAGAGAAAAGAGTTTGAGCAAGTAATCAAGCGCTTAAGTGGAAGGGTTTGCGGGGTTTCTTCTCACAAGTGGTCATATCAGGCGACACACTTCATAGCTCCAGACCCCTTACGCAGGACTGAGAAATTCTTTGCCGCGGCTGCATCAGGAAG GTGGATTCTGAATACGGATTACCTAACTGCCAGCAGTCAGGAAGGAAGACTCTTGGCGGAGGAGCCGTATGAGTGGCACAGGAATGGTCTCAGTGAGGATGGAGCAATCAATATGGAGGCTCCGAGAAAGTGGCGGCtagttaaagaaaaaacagGTCATGGCGCCTTCTATGGAATGCGTATTGTTGTATACGGTGATTGCATTGCTCCGCCTTTG GATACTCTTAAACGTGTCATCAAAGCTGGCGATGGAACAATATTAGCGACTTCTCCTCCTTATACAAAATTCATTGGGACCGGAGTCGACTATGCTGTAGTTAGCCCTGGCATGCCACATGTTGATATCTGGGTCCAAGAGTTCTTAAAACATGAGATACCTTGTGTTGTAGCGGACTATTTGGTTGAGTATGTTTGCAAGCCCGGGTTCTCCCTCGGGAAGCATGTGTTATACGGCTCTCATGTTTGGGCAGAGAAATCCTTTGATAAACTTAAAAGCAAAGCAGAAGAGATTGTTGCTCCTGAGGATTTGAgtagtgatgatgatgatgatgataatgataatgatataACTTGCCAAGTGTGTGGATCCCGCGACAGAGGAGATGTAATGCTGATTTGTGGTGATGAAAGTGGTTCTGTTGGGTGTGGAGTGGGTACCCACATCGATTGCTGCGATCCTCCGCTAACAGACGTCCCTGAGGACGACTGGTTTTGTTCAAAATGCAGTACCACCCGAAACTCCTCAAACAATCCCactaaaaggaaaaagaatgtTTTATCATAA